The following nucleotide sequence is from Candidatus Chlamydia corallus.
ATGTCAAAAATAGTGCGGACAAAAGTGAGCTACTCTATAAAGTAGATGCTCTTTCCTTTGTGAAATCTATAGATGATAACGTCATTGATGATGAAGCTGTTTGGCAAGAGATGAACATTCTTCTCTCAAAGCGTCCCGAGTTTAAGGGAATCAGTATGCATTCCCCAGAACCAGGGAAATTTGTTATCACAGGCTATGTTAAGACTGAGGAGCAAGCTGCTTGTCTCGTTGATTATTTAAATATACATTTTAATTATCTCTCGCTACTAGAGAATAAAGTTGTTGTTGAAACACAAATGCTGAAGGCAATTGCGGGCCATCTTCTTCAAGGAGGTTTTGCAAATATCCATGTTGCCTTTGTGAACGGTGAGGTTATTCTTACTGGTTATGTGAATAACGATGATGCAGAGAAATTCCGTGCTGTTGTTCAAGAACTTTCAAGTATCCCTGGGGTGAGGCTAGTCAAAAATTTTGCTGTCTTACTTCCTGCTGAAGAGGGAATCATAGATTTAAACTTACGTTACCCGAATCGTTATCGTGTTACAGGCTATTCTAGATATGGGGAGATAAGTATCAATGTAGTTGTCAATGGCAGAATCTTAACAAGAGGGGACGTGATTGACGGTATGACAGTAACAAGTATACAACCCAATGCGATCTTTTTAGAAAAGGAAGGGTTGAAATATAAAATAGACTACAATAAATAACCAATTACTGGGGTTTATTAATTATTTATATTTAGGTAGATATTCTATGTTTAATATGGAAAATACAGCGAAAGAAGAAAAAAATTCTCAGCCGCTGTTAGATTTAGAACAAGATATGCAAGATCATAACAGAGCTCAAGAACTTAAAGCTAGTGTGCAAGATAAGGTTCATAAGTTAAATGCACTTCTTCGAGAAGGATCCGATAAAGAATCTTTTGGACAACAACAAGTGTTGTTAGCGGGCTATGTAGCTTTACAGAAAGTTCTGGGTCGGATCAACCGCAAGATGATATAAAGGTCCAGAGGAGAAAAATCTATGGCTACAAATAAAAGTTGTACAGCATTCGATTTTAATAAGATGCTAGACGGCGTATGTACTTACGTGAAGGGTGTTCAACAGTATTTAACTGAATTAGAAACATCAACACAAGGTACTGTTGACTTGGGAACTATGTTCAATTTGCAATTCCGTATGCAGATCTTATCACAGTATATGGAATCTGTATCGAACATCCTAACCGCTGTGAACACAGAAATGATCACAATGGCTAGAGCAGTTAAAGGAAGTTAATAATATAAGAGAGAGATCATGGCAGATTTGGAAATATTTGAAGCAGACTTTGCTTTGTTATTTGAAGCAGGCCTT
It contains:
- a CDS encoding DUF5398 family protein; protein product: MNYLYLGRYSMFNMENTAKEEKNSQPLLDLEQDMQDHNRAQELKASVQDKVHKLNALLREGSDKESFGQQQVLLAGYVALQKVLGRINRKMI
- a CDS encoding DUF5407 family protein, with the protein product MATNKSCTAFDFNKMLDGVCTYVKGVQQYLTELETSTQGTVDLGTMFNLQFRMQILSQYMESVSNILTAVNTEMITMARAVKGS